Proteins encoded by one window of Vigna unguiculata cultivar IT97K-499-35 unplaced genomic scaffold, ASM411807v1 contig_20, whole genome shotgun sequence:
- the LOC114171303 gene encoding uncharacterized protein LOC114171303, with product MILALIKVLKKRIPPFTLMSRRGTAEEKTAKSDPIYRNRLVNMLVNRILKHGKKSLAYQILYRAMKKIQQKTETNPLSVLRQAIRGVTPDIAVKARRVGGSTHQVPVEIGSAQGKALAIRWLLGASRKRPGRNMAFKLSSELVDAAKGSGDAIRKKEETHRMAEANRAFAHFR from the coding sequence atgattttagccCTTATAAAAGTTCTAAAAAAACGGATTCCTCCTTTCACGCTCATGTCACGGCGAGGTACTGCAGAAGAAAAAACCGCAAAATCCGATCCAATTTATCGTAATCGATTAGTTAACATGTTGGTTAACCGTATTCTGAAACACGGAAAAAAATCATTGGCTTATCAAATTCTCTATCGAGCTATGAAAAAGATTCAACAAAAGACAGAAACAAATCCACTATCTGTTTTACGTCAAGCAATACGTGGAGTAACTCCCGATATAGCAGTAAAAGCAAGACGCGTAGGCGGATCAACTCATCAAGTTCCCGTTGAAATAGGATCCGCACAAGGAAAAGCACTTGCCATTCGTTGGTTATTGGGGGCATCCCGAAAACGTCCGGGTCGAAATATGGCTTTCAAATTAAGTTCCGAATTAGTGGATGCTGCCAAAGGTAGTGGCGATGCCATACGCAAAAAGGAAGAGACTCATAGAATGGCAGAGGCAAATAGAGCTTTTGCACATTTTCGTTAA